Genomic segment of Paenibacillus polymyxa:
CTGCCGGGAACAGCTTCAGAATTATCGTTTCTAAACTAAAAAACGCTCAAAACAAGCGAATGTCCATTGCTATGACACTCGCTTGTTTTACGTTTACAATAGATTTTCCAGCTTCTTTCCTCAATTTGAAATATAGAATAAACTTGCTAGATTTGATCAGCTAACATACCACAAAACAAAAGCCTTCCCGACCACCCTTCACTGTCGAAGGATCATCGAGAAGACTTTGTACCCCGCAAGGAACAAGAGGTCAGATTTTTAATTCTCCAAGCCTGATTAATTCCACGACCGCCTGTGAACGACCTTTTACGTTCAGTTTCTGCATTACATTGGAAATATGGTTTCGGACCGTTTTTTCGCTAATGAATAGCTGTCCGGCGATGTCACGTGTTGTTTTGTCCTGCACGAGCAGTTCAAATACTTCACGTTCACGGTGAGTTAACAAAAACTTGTTTTTGTGGTCGTTACCCTTCGTCAATTTCACCCCTCCTTGCTCGGGTTTTGTGTGGTGTAACAAGGTTAAGGGATACAGTCAACACATTTTATGTCATGTGCTCAGGTATGGTTCAATATGCGGATAAAAATGGGCATAGGCACCTTACTAACTCCCTTCGATGGAGGGTTGGACTCTGCGTCTAATTTATGTATTGACAGGCATATGGGCCAGCCTTATGATAAGAAAAACCGCGACTGATAATCATTATCAAAATAAAAATTCGATATAGATATCGCGCAACAGACTATGGTTCAAGGCCAGTTTGGCCAGAAAGGGTGTTCATTGATTATGAAACTACGTTATGCCGTACCGGCCGGAGTGCTGGTCTCTTCTATTCTGTTCGCAGGTTGCGGACAAACCGGAACTGCTACTCAGCAGCCTGCCGCAACGACCAAAGATGCAGGAGCAACAACACAGACAACGACTCCTGCCGCTTCTGCTCCCAATTTTGATCAAGCGGTAACAGCTTACCGCACCTATGCCATCGAGCAATGCGATACGTTTGTGAAGAAGACAGAAGAATTCACGAACGCAGTCAAAGCTGGCGAGCTGGATAAAGCCAAGGCGCTGTATGCTCCTGCACGTATGTACTATGAACGGATTGAACCGATTGCAGAAGCGCTGGGTGATCTTGACCCGAATATTGATGCACGTGACGGTGATGTGGATGCAGCGGATTGGCGCGGCTTTCACCGGATTGAAAAAACATTATGGGAAGAAAACACAACCAAAGGAATGGACGAGTTTTCCGAGCGACTGCTGAGTGATGCCAAGCTGCTGCGTGCCAAAGTAGAAACAGTTAATATTGACGCCAGCCTGATGGTAACGGGTGCAGTCGAGTTGTTGAATGAAGTCTCTACCTCGAAGGTGACGGGTGAGGAGGAGAGATATTCCCATACGGATTTGTACGATTTTGCTGCCAATGTAGAAGGCGCACAAAAGATATATGACATTTTGAAAACAGATCTGAACCAAAAAGATGCGGCGTTGGAAAAACAAATTGGTGAGCGCTTTACGGCCTTGCAGCAGGAGTTGGCTCCTTTTAAGGACGGAGAAGGTTATGTATCGTATACAAAACTGAAACCGGAAGAAGTTAAAAAGCTGAGCCAAAACCTCGATGCCTTGGCAGAACCGTTGTCCCAAATGGGGAAATTGTTAGGAGTGTAATGATATGAAAGGCTTTAAGCGGCAAAAAGGGCAAGAAAAGCCGCAGTATGCGGAATCCCATAATGAACAGGACGATCTGGTAAAAAAGGATGCGAAGCTAGTGGAAGATAAGCCGTCAGGAAAAAGCAAATCCGTATCACGCCGAGACCTATTGAAGCTGGCCGGGGTAGGTGGACTAGGCCTCCTGCTTGGCGGCGGGGGCGTGGGAGCCGTGCTGTCAGCCGGTCAACGCCTCGAAAGCATGATGACGGATGCGGATACCAAAGATGTAATCCCTTTTTACGGTAAGCATCAGGCTGGTATTGTGACTCCGGCGCAGGATTTCATCTGCTTCGCCGCTTTCGATCTAACAACCAGCGACAAGGAACAGGTGCGCAGCCTCTTCAAAGCCTGGACGGAAGCAAGCGCTACAATGACTTCTGGCGTGCTGCTTGGCAACGATAATGAAAATCTCAACCTCCCTCCTTCCGATACGGGCGAGGCGGCAGGATTGTCGCCATCCCGCACGACGATCACCTTTGGTGTGGGCCCATCCTTTTTTGATGGACGATACGGCCTGGCAGGGCTTAAACCTGCCGGGTTCCGTGAGCTGCCCCGTTTTCAAGGGGATGCCCTGGAGGAGCAATGGTGCGGTGGCGACATCGGAGTGCAGGTATGTGCCAATGACTTGCAGGTAGCTTTCCATGCCCTGCGTAATTTGGCACGTATCGCCAGAGGAACGGCGGTGCTTCGCTGGACGCAGGAAGGCTTCCAGCGAACAGCACAGGCTGATCCTGCGGGAAGCACACCGCGCAATTTGCTGGGCTTCAAGGACGGTACAGGGAACCCCGACACCTCCAAGGCAGACGAGATGAATCGGCTGGTGTGGACACAGGCCAGTGACG
This window contains:
- a CDS encoding helix-turn-helix domain-containing protein — encoded protein: MTKGNDHKNKFLLTHREREVFELLVQDKTTRDIAGQLFISEKTVRNHISNVMQKLNVKGRSQAVVELIRLGELKI
- the efeO gene encoding iron uptake system protein EfeO, with protein sequence MKLRYAVPAGVLVSSILFAGCGQTGTATQQPAATTKDAGATTQTTTPAASAPNFDQAVTAYRTYAIEQCDTFVKKTEEFTNAVKAGELDKAKALYAPARMYYERIEPIAEALGDLDPNIDARDGDVDAADWRGFHRIEKTLWEENTTKGMDEFSERLLSDAKLLRAKVETVNIDASLMVTGAVELLNEVSTSKVTGEEERYSHTDLYDFAANVEGAQKIYDILKTDLNQKDAALEKQIGERFTALQQELAPFKDGEGYVSYTKLKPEEVKKLSQNLDALAEPLSQMGKLLGV
- the efeB gene encoding iron uptake transporter deferrochelatase/peroxidase subunit, with protein sequence MKGFKRQKGQEKPQYAESHNEQDDLVKKDAKLVEDKPSGKSKSVSRRDLLKLAGVGGLGLLLGGGGVGAVLSAGQRLESMMTDADTKDVIPFYGKHQAGIVTPAQDFICFAAFDLTTSDKEQVRSLFKAWTEASATMTSGVLLGNDNENLNLPPSDTGEAAGLSPSRTTITFGVGPSFFDGRYGLAGLKPAGFRELPRFQGDALEEQWCGGDIGVQVCANDLQVAFHALRNLARIARGTAVLRWTQEGFQRTAQADPAGSTPRNLLGFKDGTGNPDTSKADEMNRLVWTQASDGPAWMGDGSYMAVRRVRMRVEVWDRSTLGDQEDTFGRHRSSGAPLGKVKEFDKLDLAAKNPEGKPVTPPTSHVALAHGDGSINILRRSYSYSSGLDKQTGQLDAGLLFISYQRDLFKQFVHIQEKLARNDKLNEYIVHKGSAVFACFPGVSQGGYIGDTLF